In Streptacidiphilus sp. P02-A3a, the DNA window AGTGCGGCCTGGACGTCGCCGGGGCGGCCGCCGCGCTGAGCGAGGCCGGGAACCTGTCCCGGTGGCGGATGGAACTGACGGAACGTCCGGACGGCGTCACTGTGATCAACGACGCCTACAATGCGAATCCCGACTCGATGCGGGCCGCCCTGCGCGCGCTCGCCGCGATCGGCGGCAGGGGGCCCGAGGCCCGCCGTACCTGGGCGGTGCTGGGGGAGATGCGGGAACTCGGCGAGGACTCCCTCGACGAGCACGACGCGGTGGGCCGGCTGGCGGTGCGGCTGAACATCTCCACTCTGGTGGCGGTGGGCGGCAGGGAAGCGGCCTGCATGGAGCTGGGCGCGAGGAACGAAGGTTCGTGGGGTGAGGAGTCGGTGCTGGTGTCCGATGCGGATGCGGCGATCGGATTGTTGCGTGAGCAGGTCGGCCCGGGGGACGTGGTGCTGGTGAAGGCATCGCGTTCGGTCGGGCTCGAACGAGTCGCCGAGGCCTTGCTGGCCGACGCCGCCGGCACGGTGGACGGAGCGTCCTCGTGAGTCAAGTCCTAGCCGGCACCGCCCTCGTCGGGCGCGGCCCGGCGCTGGTCGAACTGGCCTCCACCAGCAGTTCGCCGATGCGTCAGATCCTGTTCGCGGCGGCCTTCGCGCTGGTCCTGTCCCTGGTCGGCACCCCGGTGCTGATCCGGATCCTGGCCAAGCACGGCTACGGCCAGATGATCCGCGACGACGGGCCGAAGGCCCACCACAGCAAGCGCGGCACCCCCACCATGGGCGGTATCGCCTTCATCCTGGCCACCCTGATCGCGTACGGGATGACCAAGGCCATCGTCGGGTCGATGCCCTCGGCCTCGGCGCTGCTGGTGCTCTTCCTGTTCACCGGGATGGGCCTGGTCGGCTTCCTGGACGACTACATCAAGATCGTCAAGCAGCGCTCGCTCGGGCTGCGGGCCAAGGCCAAGATGGCCGGACAGCTGATCGTCGGCATCGTCTTCGCGGTCGGCTCGCTGAACTTCGCCGACTCCTCCGGCACCACCCCGGCCTCGACCAACCTGTCCTTCGTCCGGGACTTCTCCTGGTCGCTCGGCCCGGTGCTGTTCGTGCTCTGGGCGCTGTTCATGATCCTGGCGATGTCCAACGGCGTGAACCTGACGGACGGTCTGGACGGCCTGGCGACCGGCGCGTCGGTGATGGTCTTCGGCGCCTACACCTTCATCGGCATCTGGGAGTACGGCCAGACCTGCGGCTCGGCCAACACCGCCGGGCCCAACTGCTACCAGGTCAGCAGCCCGCTGGACCTGGCCGTGGTCGCGGCCGCGCTGATGGGCGCCTGCTTCGGGTTCCTGTGGTGGAACACCTCGCCCGCGAAGATCTTCATGGGCGACACCGGCTCGCTGGCCCTCGGCGGCGCCCTGGCGGGGCTCGCCATCTGCTCGCACACCGAGATGCTGCTGGCGATCCTCGGCGGCCTGTTCGTGCTGATCACGCTCTCCGTGGTGATCCAGGTGACCTCCTTCCGGACGACCGGCAGGCGGGTCTTCAAGATGGCGCCGCTACAGCACCACTTCGAACTCAAGGGCTGGTCCGAAGTCCTGATCGTGGTCCGCTTCTGGATCATCCAGGGCCTGTGCGTGGCGGTCGGCCTCGGCCTCTTCTACGCCGGATGGGTGGCCTCATGACGGTCCGGCAGCAGTCGGCGCCCGCCTCGGCCGACGACTGGCAGGGCCTGCCGGTCGTCGTCGCCGGGCTCGGCATCTCCGGCGTCCCCGCCGCCAAGGTGCTGCGCGGACTCGGCGCCGAGGTCACCGTGGTCGACGGCGGCGACGGGCCACGGCAGCGGGCCCAGGCCGCCGAACTGCGCGAACTCGGCGTCGCGGTACGGCTCGGCGACGGCGCCGGCCTGCCCGAGGGCACCCGGGCGGTGGTCACCACCCCCGGCTGGCCGCCGCACAGCCCGCTGTTCCTGGCCGCCGAGGCGGCCGGGGTGCCGGTCCTCGGCGACGTCGAACTCGCCTGGCAGCTGCGCCGCCCGCTGGCCGCCACCGGCGAACCCGCCCCCTGGCTGGGCGTCACCGGCACCAACGGCAAGACCACCACCGTGCAGATGCTCGCCTCGATCCTGACCGCCGCCGGGAAGCACACCGCCGCCGTCGGCAACGTCGGCGTCTCGGTGCTGGACGCGGTGCTCGCCGAACCGCCCTACGACGTCCTCGCGGTGGAGCTCTCCAGCTACCAGCTGCACTGGGCGCCGTCGCTGCGCCCGCACTCGGCGGTGGTGCTCAACCTGGCGGCCGACCACCTCGACTGGCACGGCTCGATGCAGGCCTACGCCGCCGACAAGGGCCGGATCTACCAGGGCAACCGGATCGCCTGCGTCTACAACACCGCCGACCCGGCCACCGAGGACCTGGTCCGCGCCGCCGACGTGGAGGAGGGCTGCCGCGCCGTCGGCTTCACCCTCGGCGCCCCGAGCATCTCCCAACTCGGCGTCGTCGACGGCCTGCTGGTCGACCGCGCGTTCGTCGCCGAACGGGCCACCGCCGCCGCCGAGCTGGCCTCGGTGGACGACGTCCGCCCGGCCGCGCCGCACAACATCGCCGACGCGCTCGCCGCCGCCGCGCTCGCCCGGGCGTACGGCGTGGAGCCGCGCGCCGTCCGCGACGGCCTGCGCGCCTTCCGCCCGGACGCGCACCGGATCGCCCACGTCGCCGAGATCGACGGGGTCACCTGGATCGACGACTCCAAGGCGACCAACCCGCACGCCGCCGCCGCCTCCCTGGCCGCCTACCAGCCGGTGGTCTGGATCGCGGGCGGCCTGGCCAAGGGCGCCGACATGGACGCCCTGGTCGCCGGGGCCGCCCCGCGGCTGCGCGGCAGCGTGCTGATGGGCGCCGACCGGGCACTGATCCGGGCGGCACTGGCGCGACACGCCCCCGAGGTCCCGGTCATCGAGCTGCCCGACGGACAGACTGGTGCCCCGGCGATGGACGCGGCCGTCCGCGCCGCGGCCGGACTCGCCCGGCCCGGCGACACCGTGCTGCTCGCCCCGGCCTGCGCCTCGATGGACATGTTCACCAACTACGGTGAACGCGGCGACCTGTTCGCCGCCGCCGCCCGAGCGCTGGCCGGGTAGGCCGGGAGGGACCGCACAGACCAGGGGAGAGGGGACGCCGTGCCAGCGACAGGCGACGGCTCGGCCCGGGTACGCCCGGCCGACCGCCCGAAGCGCCCGGCCCGGCGCCCCGCGGTCCCGCCCCAGGCGGCGCAGACCCACGTCGCGGTGTTCCGCTCGCGCAGCGGACTCGGCCGCCCCGGCGCCGCCTGGGCCCGCTTCCAGCGCGGCCTGGCCCGCCCGCTGACGCCGTACTACCTGATCCTGGGCTCGGCCGCGATGATCCTCGGGCTCGGCCTGGTGATGGTGTTCTCCGCCTCCCAGATCGAGGCCCGCAACGACGGCCTGCCGTTCGCGTACTTCTTCGAGAAGCAGCTCACCTCGGTCGTCATCGGCGGCGGCCTGATGTACGCCGCCGTCCGGATGCCGGTCCGGCTGCACCGGGCGCTGGCCTACCCGCTGCTGCTGGTGGTGATCGGACTGCTGGTGCTGGTCGCCGTCCCCGGCGTGGGCACCTCGGTCAACGGCAACCGCAACTGGATCAGGCTGGGCGGGCCGGTGCAGATCCAGCCGTCCGAATTCGCCAAACTCGCCCTGGTGCTCTGGGGCGCGGACCTGCTCGCCCGCAAGCAGCAGCTGAGGATGCTGGACCAGTGGAAGCACCTGCTGGTCCCGCTGGTACCGATGGCGGTCCTGCTGCTCACCCTGGTCCTGGCCGGGGGCGACATGGGCACCGCGATGATCATCTGCGCGCTGCTGTTCGGGCTGCTGTGGATCTCCGGCGCCCCGATGCGGCTGTTCGGCGCCGCCGCCGCGGTGGCCATGGGCTTCAGCGCGGCGCTGATCGTACTGGTGCCGCACCGGCTCGGCCGGCTCGACTGCATCGGTGCCACCCACATGCCCGCCGACGGCTCCTGCTGGCAGGCGGTGCACGGGGTCTACGCCCTGGCCGGCGGCGGGACGTTCGGCACCGGGCTCGGCGCCAGCATCGAGAAGTGGGGGCAACTCCCGGAGCCGCACACCGACTTCATCTTCGCCGTCACCGGCGAGGAGCTCGGTCTCGCGGGCACACTGTCGGTGCTCGCCCTCTTCGCGGCACTAGGGTATGCGGGTATCCGCGTGGCCGAACGCACGAAGGACCCCTTCACCAGGTACGCGGCGGGAGCCGCCACCACCTGGATCATGGCTCAGGCCGTGATCAACATCGGTGCGGTGCTCGGACTCCTGCCCATTGCGGGAGTCCCGCTCCCGATGTTCTCCTACGGGGGTTCGGCGCTGCTCCCGGCCATGTTCGCGGTCGGCATGCTGCTCTGCTTCGCGCGCAGCGAGCCGGCCGCGCGCGCTGCCCTGGCGGCGCGGAACAACAGAGCTCGGGGCAGGCTCCTCGGTCTGCCCCAACGGACCATCGCGCGGCTCGGGAAGGCCCGGCAGCGCAGGGAGCGGTGAATTTCGGTGCATGTCGTACTCGCCGGCGGAGGGACCGCCGGACACATCGAGCCCGCGCTCGCCCTTGCGGACGCACTGCGCAGAGCCGATCCCTCGGTCGGGATCACTGCCCTCGGCACCCAGAGCGGACTGGAGACCAAGCTGGTCCCGGAACGCGGCTACGAACTCGCGCTGATCCCCAAGGTCGCGCTGCCGCGCAAGGCCACCCCGGAGCTGATCACCCTGCCCGGACGGCTGCGCGGCGCGGTCAAGGCGGTCCAGGACGTGCTGGAGCGCACCCGGGCCGACGCCGTGGTCGGCTTCGGCGGCTACGTCGCCATGTCCGCCTACTACGCCGCCAAGCGCTCCGGCGTGCCGATCGTGGTGCACGAGGCCAACGCCCGCCCCGGCGTGGCCAACCGCTACGGCGTCCGGTGCACCGACTTCGTCGCGGTGAGCACCCCCGACAGCAAGCTCCAGCACGCCCGCTACATCGGCATCCCGCTGCGCCGGGCCATCGCCACCCTGGACCGGAACGCGGCCAGGCCCGAGGCCCGGGCCCACTTCGGCCTGGACCAGCGGCTGCCGACGCTGCTGGTCTCCGGCGGCTCCCAGGGCGCCCGGCGGCTCAACGAGACCGTCCAGGCGGTCGCCCCGCGGCTCCAGCAGTACGGCGTGCAGATCCTGCACGCGGTCGGGCCCAAGAACGAGCTCCCGCACGTCGACGAGATCCCCGGGATGCCCCCGTACCGGGTGCTGCCGTACCTGGACCGGA includes these proteins:
- the mraY gene encoding phospho-N-acetylmuramoyl-pentapeptide-transferase, translating into MRQILFAAAFALVLSLVGTPVLIRILAKHGYGQMIRDDGPKAHHSKRGTPTMGGIAFILATLIAYGMTKAIVGSMPSASALLVLFLFTGMGLVGFLDDYIKIVKQRSLGLRAKAKMAGQLIVGIVFAVGSLNFADSSGTTPASTNLSFVRDFSWSLGPVLFVLWALFMILAMSNGVNLTDGLDGLATGASVMVFGAYTFIGIWEYGQTCGSANTAGPNCYQVSSPLDLAVVAAALMGACFGFLWWNTSPAKIFMGDTGSLALGGALAGLAICSHTEMLLAILGGLFVLITLSVVIQVTSFRTTGRRVFKMAPLQHHFELKGWSEVLIVVRFWIIQGLCVAVGLGLFYAGWVAS
- the murD gene encoding UDP-N-acetylmuramoyl-L-alanine--D-glutamate ligase produces the protein MTVRQQSAPASADDWQGLPVVVAGLGISGVPAAKVLRGLGAEVTVVDGGDGPRQRAQAAELRELGVAVRLGDGAGLPEGTRAVVTTPGWPPHSPLFLAAEAAGVPVLGDVELAWQLRRPLAATGEPAPWLGVTGTNGKTTTVQMLASILTAAGKHTAAVGNVGVSVLDAVLAEPPYDVLAVELSSYQLHWAPSLRPHSAVVLNLAADHLDWHGSMQAYAADKGRIYQGNRIACVYNTADPATEDLVRAADVEEGCRAVGFTLGAPSISQLGVVDGLLVDRAFVAERATAAAELASVDDVRPAAPHNIADALAAAALARAYGVEPRAVRDGLRAFRPDAHRIAHVAEIDGVTWIDDSKATNPHAAAASLAAYQPVVWIAGGLAKGADMDALVAGAAPRLRGSVLMGADRALIRAALARHAPEVPVIELPDGQTGAPAMDAAVRAAAGLARPGDTVLLAPACASMDMFTNYGERGDLFAAAARALAG
- the ftsW gene encoding putative lipid II flippase FtsW; the encoded protein is MPATGDGSARVRPADRPKRPARRPAVPPQAAQTHVAVFRSRSGLGRPGAAWARFQRGLARPLTPYYLILGSAAMILGLGLVMVFSASQIEARNDGLPFAYFFEKQLTSVVIGGGLMYAAVRMPVRLHRALAYPLLLVVIGLLVLVAVPGVGTSVNGNRNWIRLGGPVQIQPSEFAKLALVLWGADLLARKQQLRMLDQWKHLLVPLVPMAVLLLTLVLAGGDMGTAMIICALLFGLLWISGAPMRLFGAAAAVAMGFSAALIVLVPHRLGRLDCIGATHMPADGSCWQAVHGVYALAGGGTFGTGLGASIEKWGQLPEPHTDFIFAVTGEELGLAGTLSVLALFAALGYAGIRVAERTKDPFTRYAAGAATTWIMAQAVINIGAVLGLLPIAGVPLPMFSYGGSALLPAMFAVGMLLCFARSEPAARAALAARNNRARGRLLGLPQRTIARLGKARQRRER
- the murG gene encoding undecaprenyldiphospho-muramoylpentapeptide beta-N-acetylglucosaminyltransferase, encoding MHVVLAGGGTAGHIEPALALADALRRADPSVGITALGTQSGLETKLVPERGYELALIPKVALPRKATPELITLPGRLRGAVKAVQDVLERTRADAVVGFGGYVAMSAYYAAKRSGVPIVVHEANARPGVANRYGVRCTDFVAVSTPDSKLQHARYIGIPLRRAIATLDRNAARPEARAHFGLDQRLPTLLVSGGSQGARRLNETVQAVAPRLQQYGVQILHAVGPKNELPHVDEIPGMPPYRVLPYLDRMDLAYAAADMMLCRAGAMTVAELSAVGLPGAYVPLPIGNGEQRLNAQPVVRAGGGLLVEDAELTPEWVLGQLLPVLTDPQRLWDMSRAAAEFGRRDADDLLVGMVYEAIAGRRRA